From one Lolium rigidum isolate FL_2022 chromosome 4, APGP_CSIRO_Lrig_0.1, whole genome shotgun sequence genomic stretch:
- the LOC124706313 gene encoding RING-H2 finger protein ATL67-like — MSFADSLSNLGLGAAIAIALAFLVLLAALLLASHYCLRRRNRNHHPNPNHHHPASSASSSGHISITVPRFLFVAEDDSPGSSSRAGAAPVGLDPAVIASYPKAPFSRAADGPNETACPICLCEYRDGEMQRAMPDCRHRFHLMCLDAWLRRSASCPVCRSSPIPTPVSTPLATPLSELVPLSQYAADRRRHR; from the coding sequence atgtCCTTCGCCGACTCCCTCTCCAACCTCGgcctcggcgccgccatcgccatcgcgctcgccttcctcgtcctcctcgctgcgctcctcctcgcctcccactactgcctccgccgccgcaaccgcaaccaccaccccaaccccaaccaccaccaccccgcctcctccgcctccagctccgGCCACATCTCCATCACAGTCCCGCGCTTCCTCTTCGTCGCCGAGGACGACTCCCCGGGCTCCTCCtcccgcgccggcgccgcccccgTCGGCCTCGACCCCGCCGTGATCGCCTCCTACCCCAAGGCGCCCTTCTCCCGCGCCGCCGACGGCCCCAACGAGACCGCGTGCCCCATCTGCCTCTGCGAGTACCGCGACGGCGAGATGCAGCGCGCCATGCCCGACTGCCGCCACCGCTTCCACCTCATGTGCCTCGACGCCTGGCTGCGACGCAGCGCCTCATGCCCCGTCTGCCGCTCCTCGCCCATCCCCACACCCGTCTCCACCCCGCTCGCCACGCCCCTCTCCGAGCTCGTCCCGCTCTCACAGTACGCAGCCGACCGGCGCCGACACAGGTGA
- the LOC124706114 gene encoding uncharacterized protein LOC124706114, protein MASAASSSRAAVEDKSEPTRPLAIWSPSIYPAAGDVDEAEQTAKGWRSVQYLRKRRRCLLCCGGCCVLTVVIVGLIILILALTAFKVKDPRITMNSVSLTAISSGAGAGLFDPVATNATLTADVSIKNPNIASVRFSPSATEVSYLGRTISVVYVPAGRVGARRTTRMNVTLDILGDRMARMFNITGLVLGEVYNLTTYTEMNGTVKALGIYKKDLEMRMNCSISVAVGGIFNASGTPTGAQGVSCVARVKL, encoded by the coding sequence ATGGCGTCCGCCGCGTCGTCGAGCAGAGCGGCGGTGGAGGACAAGAGCGAGCCGACGAGGCCACTGGCCATCTGGTCCCCGTCCATCTATCCCGCGGCCGGCGACGTGGATGAGGCGGAGCAGACGGCCAAGGGGTGGCGCTCCGTGCAGTACCTCCGGAAGCGCCGGCGGTGCCTCCTCTGCTGCGGCGGCTGCTGCGTCCTGACCGTCGTCATCGTCGGcctcatcatcctcatcctcgCGCTCACCGCGTTCAAGGTGAAGGACCCGCGCATCACCATGAACAGCGTGTCCCTCACCGCCATCagctccggcgccggcgccgggctCTTCGACCCGGTCGCCACCAACGCCACCTTAACCGCCGACGTCTCGATCAAGAACCCCAACATCGCGTCGGTGAGGTTCTCCCCCAGCGCGACGGAGGTTAGCTACCTGGGGCGGACTATCAGCGTGGTGTACGTGCCCGCCGGCCGCGTCGGCGCCCGCCGGACGACGCGCATGAACGTGACGCTGGACATCCTCGGCGACCGGATGGCGCGGATGTTCAACATCACCGGCCTGGTGCTCGGCGAGGTGTACAACCTGACCACCTACACGGAGATGAATGGCACCGTGAAGGCGCTGGGGATCTACAAGAAGGACCTCGAGATGAGGATGAACTGCTCCATCAGCGTCGCGGTTGGCGGCATTTTCAATGCGTCAGGGACGCCCACCGGCGCGCAGGGCGTGAGTTGTGTTGCGCGTGTGAAGCTGTGA